In the Streptomyces sp. SJL17-4 genome, ACCGGCAGCGGTTCCTGGCCGAGCAGGGGTACGCGTACCGGATCGTGGACGCGGACGAGTTGCTGGCGCCGTAGGGGCGGGCACGGTCCGGTCAGTCCAGGATCTGGAGGAAGACTCCGAGGACCCCGAGGGCGTACTGGGCGATGACGAGGGCCCGACGGGGCGTGGCCGGCATCAGAGCCCGGGGAGTGACGAGGGCGACGAGGCCGGCCGCCGCCGCGAAGGGGAACATCCAGAAGGCGGCGTCGGTGAAGCCTCCGCCCACGCCGTCCCCGCTGACGCCGTCGCCGATGACCAGGGTCGCGGTGAGAACCAGGAGCGCGGCGAGGACGAGGAAACCGCCGAGGGCGGTGAAGCGCAGGTCCCGAGTGGTGCGGACGAAGTCGTCGGTCGTGGGCGTGGGCGTGGTCGGCGTCATGAGGTGATCACATCAGGCGGCGGCCCGCCCGCCACAGACGTTCTCGTACTCAGTCGGGGCCGGGGGCGTACTCAGGGCGCGGGTTCCCGACGCCGGCCTCGGGCGGGCCGTAGTCGCCCAGGAGGACGACGCCCGCCGCCGCACCGCCGAAGGCGCGTATCGCGCGCAGGGCGGTGCCGAGGGGGCGGACCCGTGGAGCGGCCCCCTGGAGCGGTCGGTCAGTCCATGAGGGCCAGCACGGGGCCCGTGATCGCCAGGGCGTATTCGGCGATCACCAGGCCCTTGCGGGGGGCGATCAGGGCCGCCACTCCGGTGAGGGCTCCGACGCCCAGGGCCCAGAAGCCCGCCGTGACGAATCCCTTGGCGGCGCCGTCCCCCTCGACGGCGTCGACGATCACCACCACGATGGTGGCGACGTAGCACACGGCCAGGAAGACGAATCCGAGTCCGGCGATGACGCGCAGGGCGCGGGGGCTCGGGGCGTAGGGGTCGGTGCCGGGGGCGCGGTCGGTGAGGTCCGTGCGGTCGGTGGGCGTCGTCGTCATGGGGCGATCACATCAGGGAGCCGTCCCGTGGCGACAGACGTTCTCGTACTCAGTCGGGGCCCGGCGCGTACTCAGGGCGCGGGTTCCTGACTCCGGCCTCGGGCGGGCCGTAGTCGCCCAGGAGGACGACGCCCGCCGCGGCACCGCCGAAGGCGCGTATCGCGCGCAGGGCGGTGCCGAGGGGGCGGACCCGGGGGCGGGTCGCGGTGGTCACGAGGGTGAAGGTCGTCGCGGTCATGTCTCCATGATGGAATTCGGACATTCCGAACACATCGGTCTGGGGGGTGAACCGGGGTGACGGCCGTGTCCGACGTGAGGCGGACCCCGTCCCCTACGGGGTGGATCCCGGGGAAAACCGTTCGCCTTGGCCCCCGCCCTGGAGTTACACTCGCCAGCTTCCCCGCCTCCCTCCGTGGAGAGCCGCCGCCCGGTCGGTAACCGGCGGCCACCTCGACGTGTCCGCGTACTTCTCCCCGGAGGCTCCGCCGTGCCCGTGTCCGACGATCCCCTCGCGCGCGAGCGTGCCCATCTGACCTCCTCCCGCGCCGCCCTGCGCGCGATGCGCGAGGACGTGGAGGCGCTCGACATCAAGGACGTCACCGCGAACTGGGTGAACTCGCTGGTCCTCGGGCGGCAGATCGAGGACCGGATCAAGGCGCTCGCGGACCTGTCCCACACCCCGCTGTTCTTCGGGCGGCTCGACTATCTGCACACCACGCAGGAGGGGCAGCGCTTCTATATCGGGCGGCGGCACGTGCACGACGCCGACGGCGACCCGATGGTGATCGACTGGCGCGCGCCGGTCTCGCAGCCGTACTACCAGGCGTCGAAGAAGGACCCGCAGGACGTCGGGCTGCGCCGGCGCTTCGGCTACACGGGCGGCGAGCTCACCGCGTACGAGGACGAGCACCTCTCCGACCCGGCGGAGCTGGAGCAGACCAGCCGGCTGCTTCAGGCGGAGATCGAGCGGCCCCGTGTCGGCCCCATGCGGGACATCGTCGCCACGATCCAGCCCGAGCAGGACGGGATCGTCCGGTCCGAGCTCTCCGGGACCGTGTGCGTGCAGGGAGGGCCCGGGACCGGTAAGACCGCCGTCGGTCTGCACCGTGTCGCCTATCTGCTGTACGCGCACCGGGAGCGGCTCGCCCGGACCGGCACGCTCGTGATCGGGCCCAACCGGTCCTTCCTGCACTACATCGAGCAAGTCCTTCCCGCTCTCGGCGAGTTGGAGGTAAAGCAGGCCACCGTCGACGACCTCGTCGGCGGGCAGGTCGAGGTGCGGGGCACGGACGAGGCCGCCACCGCCGTCGTCAAGGGCGACGCCCGGATGGCGGAGCTGCTGCGGCGGGCGGTGCGTTCGCACATCGCGCTGCCCACGGAGTCCCTCATGGTGGTGCGCGGGTCACGTCGCTGGCGGGTGCCCGCGTACGAACTGGAGGAGATCGTCCGGGAGTTGATGGACCGCGACATCCGGTACGGGGCCGCCCGCGAGGCGCTTCCGCAGCGCATCGCGCACGCCGTCCTGGTGCGGATGGAGGAGGCCGGCGAGGCGCCCGACGACCGGGTGCAGAACGCCGTCGCGCGCAACACGGCCGTGAAGGCCGTCGTGAAGGAGTGCTGGCCGCTGGTGGAGCCCGCGAAGCTGGTGCTCCGGCTGCTCGGTGACCCGGAGTTCCTTGCGGAGCACGCCGAGGGGCTGTTCACCGAGGACGAGCAGAAGCTGCTGCTCTGGACGAAGCCCGCCCGGAGCGTCAGGACGGCGAAGTGGTCGGCGGCGGACGCGGTCCTCATCGACGAGGCGCGGGACCTGGTGGAGCGGACGCATTCGCTCGGCCATGTCGTCCTCGACGAGGCGCAGGACCTGTCCCCGATGCAGTACCGGGCGGTGGGCCGGCGCTGCACGACCGGTTCGGCGACCATCCTGGGCGACCTCGCGCAGGGTACGACCCCGTGGGCGACGGCGAGCTGGGCGGAGGCGCTCGGGCACCTGGGGAAGCCGGAGGCGGTGGTGGAGGAGCTGACCGCCGGTTTCCGTGTGCCGCGTGAGGTCATCGCGTACGCCTCCCGGCTCCTGCCCCACATGTCGCCGGGGCTCGCGGCGGTGGAGTCGGTGCGTGAGAATCCGGGTTCGCTGGACGTACGGCGCACGGACGCGCTCGACCAGGACGTCGTCGCGGCCTGTGTCGAGGCGCTGGCCCACGAGGGCTCCATCGGGCTCATCGCCGCCGACGCGCGGATCGCCCCGCTCGCGGAGGCGCTGACGGCCGCCGGTCTCGCGTACCTCTCCCCCGGCGAGGAGACGACGGCCGAGTCGCGGCTGACGCTGGTCCCTGCCTCGCTCGCGAAGGGCCTGGAGTACGACTACGTGGTCCTGGACGAGCCCGCGGCCGTCGTCGACGGCGAGCCGGACGAGCGGACCGGTCTGCGGCGGCTGTACGTGGCGCTGACCCGTGCCGTGTCCGGGCTGACGATCCTTCACTCCGCGCCGCTTCCGGAGCAGTTGGAGCCCGTGCGGGTGTGAGGCGAGGCGGGTGTGAGGCGAGGCGGCGCGGGGCGACACGCGGGCGCCTCGGCCGTCGACCGATGAGTTTCTTCGGGAGCGCCGGTCTATAGGTTGTATCCGCTGCTGAGCGCCGGTGCTGAGCGGCCGTCATG is a window encoding:
- a CDS encoding ATP-binding domain-containing protein; the protein is MPVSDDPLARERAHLTSSRAALRAMREDVEALDIKDVTANWVNSLVLGRQIEDRIKALADLSHTPLFFGRLDYLHTTQEGQRFYIGRRHVHDADGDPMVIDWRAPVSQPYYQASKKDPQDVGLRRRFGYTGGELTAYEDEHLSDPAELEQTSRLLQAEIERPRVGPMRDIVATIQPEQDGIVRSELSGTVCVQGGPGTGKTAVGLHRVAYLLYAHRERLARTGTLVIGPNRSFLHYIEQVLPALGELEVKQATVDDLVGGQVEVRGTDEAATAVVKGDARMAELLRRAVRSHIALPTESLMVVRGSRRWRVPAYELEEIVRELMDRDIRYGAAREALPQRIAHAVLVRMEEAGEAPDDRVQNAVARNTAVKAVVKECWPLVEPAKLVLRLLGDPEFLAEHAEGLFTEDEQKLLLWTKPARSVRTAKWSAADAVLIDEARDLVERTHSLGHVVLDEAQDLSPMQYRAVGRRCTTGSATILGDLAQGTTPWATASWAEALGHLGKPEAVVEELTAGFRVPREVIAYASRLLPHMSPGLAAVESVRENPGSLDVRRTDALDQDVVAACVEALAHEGSIGLIAADARIAPLAEALTAAGLAYLSPGEETTAESRLTLVPASLAKGLEYDYVVLDEPAAVVDGEPDERTGLRRLYVALTRAVSGLTILHSAPLPEQLEPVRV